A DNA window from Marispirochaeta aestuarii contains the following coding sequences:
- a CDS encoding [Fe-Fe] hydrogenase large subunit C-terminal domain-containing protein has protein sequence MTRHSVMLLEERCKGCTLCVTRCPTEAIRVRGGKAFIITERCIDCGECIRVCPHHAKSVRSDALEAALALETPVAMVAPSFYGQFKSAIPVEDLLGALKSLGFAGVEEVALGAEIVTEATARILEGEDAPRPLISSSCPAVVRLVEVRFPALLSSLVPLPSPMEVAARLIKRHYGESASPVFITPCPAKITDSRHPLFASASSVAAAVPVRDLFAAVVKAVGRGRVDSTAGKTGILWGRSGGESRSVAPGEGIAVDGIRNVSLLLEKIDSGNSEGISFIEAMACPGGCVGGALQVENPFMARSRLAARAEQAGRESSEASRTEKREFLLETRVMTRENRVMALDADPARALEKLERLEALTEDLPALDCGSCGAPNCRALAEDIVQGRGKETDCVFVLRSKIRKLTEEMIALDDQRGSIGT, from the coding sequence ATGACACGGCATTCAGTGATGCTCCTGGAGGAGCGCTGCAAGGGCTGTACACTCTGTGTTACCCGCTGTCCCACCGAGGCTATCCGGGTCAGGGGCGGTAAGGCCTTTATCATAACCGAGCGTTGTATCGACTGCGGCGAATGTATCCGGGTGTGTCCCCATCATGCCAAGAGCGTTCGCTCCGATGCCCTGGAGGCGGCCCTTGCCCTGGAGACTCCTGTGGCCATGGTGGCCCCCAGTTTTTACGGACAGTTTAAATCCGCCATTCCCGTGGAGGACCTGCTGGGGGCCCTCAAGTCCCTGGGCTTTGCCGGTGTGGAAGAGGTGGCCCTGGGGGCGGAGATAGTGACGGAAGCTACAGCCCGAATCCTGGAAGGTGAAGATGCTCCCCGTCCTCTAATCTCCTCGTCCTGTCCGGCCGTGGTGCGCCTGGTGGAGGTTCGTTTTCCTGCGCTTCTGTCCAGTCTGGTCCCTCTGCCCTCACCCATGGAGGTTGCCGCCCGGCTGATAAAGAGGCATTACGGTGAATCGGCTTCTCCGGTGTTCATAACCCCCTGTCCCGCCAAGATCACCGATTCCAGACATCCTCTCTTCGCCTCAGCCTCGAGTGTCGCTGCAGCCGTGCCGGTGCGGGATCTCTTCGCGGCTGTTGTAAAGGCCGTGGGCAGGGGGCGTGTCGATTCCACTGCGGGAAAGACGGGGATCCTCTGGGGACGAAGCGGCGGAGAAAGCCGCTCGGTTGCTCCGGGGGAGGGGATCGCCGTGGATGGAATACGGAATGTCTCTCTTCTGCTGGAGAAGATCGATTCGGGAAACAGCGAAGGAATCAGCTTTATCGAGGCCATGGCCTGTCCCGGAGGCTGTGTGGGCGGGGCACTTCAGGTGGAAAATCCCTTCATGGCCAGGTCCCGGCTGGCGGCAAGGGCGGAACAGGCGGGCAGGGAAAGCAGTGAAGCCTCCCGGACGGAAAAGCGGGAATTTTTGCTGGAGACCAGGGTCATGACCAGGGAAAACAGGGTGATGGCCCTGGATGCCGATCCTGCCCGGGCCCTGGAAAAGCTCGAACGCCTGGAAGCCCTCACGGAGGACCTCCCTGCCCTGGACTGCGGCTCCTGCGGGGCCCCCAACTGCAGGGCCCTGGCGGAAGACATTGTTCAGGGAAGGGGAAAGGAGACGGACTGCGTCTTTGTTCTGCGATCCAAAATACGAAAGCTGACGGAAGAGATGATCGCCCTGGACGATCAGCGGGGCAGTATCGGAACTTAA
- a CDS encoding ATP-binding protein has translation MKKLYTVTPDILHAAGEVSTKVKRLLLQLGVSQKAIRRFSVALYEGEINMAVHAGGGTAEIDISPKRISAVLKDQGPGIADVDLAMQEGYSTANEYIRELGFGAGMGLPNMKRSADIFTLESSPGSGTTVSFTVFLNGDAPQ, from the coding sequence ATGAAAAAGCTCTATACTGTTACTCCCGATATTCTCCATGCCGCGGGAGAGGTCTCTACCAAGGTGAAACGGCTTCTGCTGCAGCTCGGGGTCTCCCAGAAAGCGATACGTCGATTTTCCGTGGCTCTCTACGAGGGAGAGATCAACATGGCGGTACACGCCGGGGGCGGGACTGCGGAGATCGATATAAGCCCGAAGAGAATCAGCGCGGTCCTGAAGGACCAGGGACCGGGGATTGCGGATGTGGATCTTGCCATGCAGGAGGGATACTCCACCGCCAATGAGTATATCCGGGAGCTCGGTTTCGGCGCCGGTATGGGGCTTCCCAACATGAAGCGTTCCGCCGACATCTTTACCCTGGAATCCTCCCCGGGTTCCGGAACGACCGTCTCCTTTACCGTCTTTCTGAACGGAGATGCACCGCAATGA
- a CDS encoding glycerophosphodiester phosphodiesterase encodes MISARDVLSLRTGIFAHRGNSAAYPENTLPAFRSAFQLGCPMVETDLHLTADGELVLWHDERTGRNTDRDLVIEESSLAELRSLDAGFTRPAFRGMGIYMMTLNELLEEFPEGVFNIDLKSPDPMIAVRYAQVLAAHRAWERVVTGSFHGNVLRRFRRLAPACLTSMSPGEVRAAVIINRRGLRWLRPLAAILIKGRIFQVPEVHGNIRVVNRGLISSWAKSGVPVQVWTVNEPEEAKRLFRSGVRGVFTDAPETMLQALRGFDPDGESPPYRD; translated from the coding sequence ATGATTTCCGCCAGGGATGTTCTTTCTTTGCGAACAGGTATATTTGCCCATCGAGGCAATTCCGCCGCCTACCCCGAGAATACCCTGCCGGCCTTCCGCAGCGCCTTTCAGCTGGGCTGCCCCATGGTGGAGACGGACCTTCACCTGACGGCGGACGGAGAACTCGTCCTGTGGCATGATGAACGGACAGGAAGAAACACCGACCGGGACCTCGTTATCGAGGAATCGAGCCTGGCGGAGCTGCGGAGCCTTGATGCCGGCTTTACCCGTCCCGCCTTCAGGGGGATGGGAATCTACATGATGACCTTGAACGAACTCCTGGAGGAGTTTCCCGAGGGGGTCTTCAACATCGACCTGAAAAGCCCGGATCCCATGATCGCGGTCCGCTATGCCCAGGTTCTGGCGGCTCACCGTGCCTGGGAACGGGTTGTAACCGGGAGCTTTCACGGTAATGTTCTGCGCCGCTTCCGTCGTCTGGCTCCTGCCTGCCTGACCTCCATGAGCCCGGGGGAAGTCCGGGCGGCGGTAATCATCAACCGGCGGGGACTCAGGTGGCTGCGGCCCCTGGCGGCGATTCTTATCAAAGGCCGGATCTTCCAGGTACCCGAGGTTCACGGGAATATACGGGTGGTAAACAGGGGCCTGATTTCCTCCTGGGCAAAGTCCGGAGTCCCGGTACAGGTCTGGACCGTCAACGAACCGGAGGAGGCAAAACGTCTGTTCCGGTCAGGGGTCCGGGGAGTCTTTACGGACGCCCCGGAGACGATGCTTCAGGCCCTCAGGGGCTTTGACCCCGACGGGGAAAGTCCCCCGTATCGAGACTAG
- the argF gene encoding ornithine carbamoyltransferase → MPVNLKGRSLITLKDFSPAEIRYLLDLSLDLKRKKRAGIRGNLLEGRNIVLLFEKTSTRTRCAFEVAAFDEGARVTFLTNSQMGKKESIKDTARVLGRMYDGIEFRGFHQETVEELAAHAGVPVWNGLTDLYHPTQVLADLMTLEEMVPKPLSHMKLAYVGDARNNMGNSLLIGCAKMGIDFTAVAPRELFPDPALLEEMQEVAAQSGAVIELSEDIPRGVAGADAIYTDVWVSMGEEEQFARRIALLKDYQVTSEMLEMTGNPDVLFLHCLPSFHDLNTETGRAVHQEFGLDAMEVSDEVFEGRNSVVFDQAENRMHTIKAVMAASIGNL, encoded by the coding sequence ATGCCGGTAAATCTAAAGGGTCGCAGTCTGATCACCTTAAAGGATTTTTCCCCAGCGGAGATCCGCTATCTTCTTGATCTTTCTCTGGACCTCAAGCGGAAAAAACGCGCCGGTATCCGGGGAAACCTGCTGGAGGGGCGGAATATCGTCCTTCTTTTTGAAAAGACCTCCACCCGTACCCGCTGTGCCTTCGAGGTCGCCGCCTTCGACGAGGGTGCCAGGGTAACCTTTCTGACCAACAGCCAGATGGGTAAAAAAGAGTCCATTAAAGATACCGCCCGGGTGCTGGGAAGGATGTACGACGGCATTGAGTTCCGGGGTTTTCATCAGGAAACCGTGGAGGAACTGGCTGCCCATGCCGGGGTTCCCGTCTGGAACGGATTGACCGACCTCTACCACCCGACCCAGGTACTGGCTGACCTGATGACCCTGGAGGAGATGGTCCCGAAACCCCTTTCCCATATGAAGCTCGCCTATGTGGGGGACGCCCGCAACAACATGGGAAACTCCCTGCTCATCGGCTGCGCCAAGATGGGGATCGATTTTACCGCCGTTGCTCCCAGGGAGCTTTTCCCTGATCCAGCTCTGCTTGAGGAGATGCAGGAGGTGGCTGCCCAAAGCGGCGCTGTCATCGAGCTCAGTGAAGACATTCCCAGGGGTGTTGCCGGAGCGGATGCTATTTATACCGATGTCTGGGTCTCCATGGGTGAGGAGGAGCAGTTTGCCCGGCGTATCGCCCTCTTAAAGGACTACCAGGTAACCTCCGAGATGCTGGAAATGACGGGCAACCCGGATGTGCTCTTTCTTCACTGCCTGCCCTCGTTTCACGACCTGAACACCGAAACCGGAAGAGCCGTTCACCAGGAGTTCGGCCTGGATGCCATGGAGGTCAGCGACGAGGTCTTTGAAGGCCGGAATTCCGTGGTTTTTGATCAGGCGGAAAACAGGATGCACACCATCAAAGCGGTCATGGCCGCCAGCATCGGGAATCTCTAG
- a CDS encoding AraC family transcriptional regulator, producing the protein MKRIALGMGLSDYYDHGVARGIVKYARNKPDWRLYGQGWMFSPLEDLPAWDGDGVITRLEFAEQVSGLSGLTCPVVDVANAFVMPRVRRVSNDDYQTGRLAGRHFMEKGFSSFAYCGTSPGEWSRQRLSGFMHETGQPDLPVFLRPLRWWLLENFSKELASFLEGLPGPVGLFACNDKVGLRVSSVCAAEGFDVPGQIAILGVDNEDIPCELANPSLSSIALNLERIGALAAAQLDQLMDSGERADPGVNTVEVPPGDIIERESTSSYASSDPLVVSALRIIRGSDGHRKKVADLVDELASGRRSLETRFKRETGQTLHQALTVQKIRVAGRILRSTDKTMEAVAGESGFGSVQRFFFRFREQTGMTPAQFRRKGGGFRA; encoded by the coding sequence ATGAAACGCATCGCCCTGGGGATGGGGCTTTCCGACTATTATGATCACGGCGTTGCCCGGGGCATTGTAAAATATGCCAGGAATAAACCGGATTGGCGGCTCTACGGGCAGGGCTGGATGTTCTCTCCCCTGGAGGATCTTCCTGCATGGGACGGCGACGGTGTTATTACCCGCCTGGAATTTGCGGAACAGGTATCCGGCCTGTCGGGACTCACATGCCCGGTGGTGGATGTTGCCAATGCCTTCGTGATGCCCCGGGTCCGCAGGGTTTCCAACGATGACTATCAGACCGGCAGGCTGGCGGGGCGGCATTTTATGGAGAAGGGTTTTTCCAGTTTTGCCTACTGCGGAACCTCGCCGGGAGAGTGGTCACGGCAGCGTCTGTCGGGTTTCATGCATGAGACCGGGCAGCCGGATCTGCCGGTTTTTTTGCGGCCCCTTCGCTGGTGGCTCCTGGAAAACTTCAGTAAAGAGCTCGCTTCCTTTCTGGAAGGGCTTCCCGGCCCGGTGGGACTCTTTGCCTGTAACGACAAGGTCGGACTCAGGGTAAGCAGCGTATGCGCCGCTGAAGGATTCGATGTACCTGGGCAGATAGCCATTCTGGGTGTCGATAACGAGGACATCCCCTGTGAACTGGCAAATCCCTCCCTCTCCTCCATAGCGTTGAACCTGGAAAGAATTGGTGCCCTGGCTGCTGCACAGCTTGATCAGCTCATGGATTCCGGGGAGAGGGCAGACCCGGGGGTGAATACAGTTGAGGTCCCGCCCGGGGATATCATTGAAAGGGAATCCACCTCCTCGTATGCCAGCAGCGATCCCCTGGTGGTCTCCGCCCTTCGCATTATCCGCGGCAGTGATGGGCACCGTAAGAAGGTCGCCGATCTGGTTGATGAACTTGCCTCGGGAAGAAGGAGTCTGGAAACCCGTTTTAAACGGGAAACCGGACAGACCCTGCATCAGGCACTGACTGTCCAGAAGATTCGGGTTGCCGGCCGAATCCTGCGAAGTACCGACAAGACAATGGAGGCCGTTGCCGGGGAGTCCGGCTTTGGGTCGGTGCAGCGGTTTTTTTTCCGTTTCCGTGAACAGACCGGAATGACGCCGGCGCAGTTCCGCAGGAAAGGCGGAGGATTCAGGGCGTGA
- a CDS encoding aldo/keto reductase, which yields MNTRKLHHSLGKTGIRVPELIFGTSALGNLYRELDGESKEQIVEGWFKAIPSPVCIDSAGKYGAGLALEEIGKALRRLGKQARDIVISNKLGWKRIPLRETEPTFEPGVWKNLHHDAVQSIGYEGILECWEQGNTLLGEGCRAELLSVHDPDEYLAAAASETDRAERFRDIREAYRALEDLKRSGDAAAIGIGSKDWRVIREVLEKVEVDWIMLADSLTIYTHPGELLSFIAELDKNGVYVINSALFNSGFLVGGAYFDYRPVDPSGSPELFRWREKFNRVCRQYAVSPAEACIEFGLAPKAVRSVALNTTRPERIAENVASLESRAPREFWDTLLEQGLISVTPEQLR from the coding sequence ATGAATACCAGAAAGCTGCACCACAGCCTTGGAAAAACCGGGATCCGCGTACCCGAACTGATCTTCGGTACCAGCGCCCTGGGAAACCTCTATCGTGAACTCGACGGCGAGTCCAAAGAGCAGATCGTTGAAGGCTGGTTCAAGGCGATCCCCTCCCCGGTCTGCATCGACAGCGCCGGAAAATACGGCGCCGGTCTGGCCCTGGAAGAGATCGGCAAAGCTCTCCGACGCCTGGGAAAACAGGCCCGGGATATCGTCATAAGCAACAAGCTCGGCTGGAAGCGGATTCCCCTCCGGGAGACGGAACCGACCTTTGAGCCCGGGGTCTGGAAGAACCTGCACCATGACGCGGTGCAATCCATCGGCTACGAAGGAATCCTGGAGTGCTGGGAGCAGGGGAACACCCTGCTGGGAGAGGGCTGCAGGGCAGAGCTGCTTTCGGTCCATGACCCTGACGAGTACCTGGCGGCCGCAGCATCAGAGACGGACAGGGCAGAACGATTTCGGGATATCCGGGAAGCCTACCGTGCCCTGGAAGATCTTAAACGCTCCGGTGATGCCGCCGCCATCGGAATCGGATCCAAGGACTGGAGGGTAATCCGGGAGGTCCTGGAAAAGGTTGAGGTCGACTGGATCATGCTGGCCGACAGTCTGACGATATATACCCATCCCGGGGAGCTTCTCAGCTTTATTGCGGAACTGGATAAGAACGGGGTCTATGTAATCAACTCCGCCCTCTTTAATTCCGGCTTTCTGGTGGGGGGAGCCTACTTTGACTACAGACCGGTTGATCCATCGGGATCTCCGGAGCTGTTTCGGTGGCGGGAGAAATTCAACCGGGTGTGCCGGCAGTATGCGGTAAGCCCCGCGGAGGCCTGCATCGAGTTCGGGCTGGCTCCAAAGGCGGTCAGGTCAGTCGCTCTGAATACGACACGACCTGAACGTATTGCAGAGAATGTGGCCAGCCTGGAGAGTCGGGCACCCCGGGAGTTCTGGGATACCCTTCTTGAACAGGGCCTGATCTCCGTAACGCCGGAGCAGCTCAGATGA
- a CDS encoding amidohydrolase family protein, producing the protein MSRVIDSHHHLWNFSEAEYDWIRRDMSVLRQDFTPEMLYSELAASGIDGCVAVQARQSLEETDRLLALAKDSPFIKGVIGWFPLQNDSVEKEIASRVEGGPDRHLVGVRHVVEDEPDPRFILGESFNRGVGLLENYGLVYDILVNEGQLPEVLEFVDRHPRQIFVLDHLAKPRIAAGELHPWKKNLKALAGRENVYCKISGLVTEADWHSWTPDDLKPYLDTAFEAFGARRLMFGSDWPVCLLASSYRKWYRTLAVYCAGLSSDEKEAVFSGNAEKIYRLGLS; encoded by the coding sequence ATGAGCAGGGTCATCGATTCCCACCACCATCTCTGGAACTTTTCCGAAGCGGAGTATGACTGGATACGCCGGGACATGAGCGTACTGAGACAGGATTTTACCCCCGAAATGCTCTATTCGGAGCTTGCCGCCTCGGGTATCGACGGATGCGTGGCGGTGCAGGCCCGGCAGAGCCTGGAAGAGACCGACCGGCTGCTGGCCCTGGCGAAGGACTCCCCCTTCATAAAGGGCGTTATCGGCTGGTTCCCCTTACAGAACGACAGCGTGGAAAAGGAGATAGCATCCAGAGTCGAAGGCGGACCCGACAGACACCTGGTGGGTGTTCGACACGTGGTAGAGGATGAGCCGGACCCCCGCTTCATCCTGGGGGAGAGTTTCAACCGCGGTGTAGGTCTTTTGGAGAATTACGGGCTGGTGTACGATATCCTCGTAAACGAGGGGCAGCTTCCGGAGGTCCTTGAGTTCGTGGACCGCCATCCCCGGCAAATCTTCGTTCTGGACCACCTTGCCAAACCGCGCATCGCCGCGGGAGAGCTCCACCCCTGGAAAAAAAACCTGAAGGCCCTTGCCGGGAGGGAGAACGTGTATTGTAAAATCTCCGGGCTGGTCACCGAGGCCGACTGGCACAGCTGGACCCCCGATGACCTCAAGCCCTACCTGGATACAGCCTTTGAAGCCTTTGGTGCCCGACGGCTCATGTTCGGCAGCGACTGGCCGGTCTGCCTGCTGGCCTCCAGCTACCGGAAATGGTACCGGACACTGGCCGTTTACTGCGCCGGGCTGAGTTCCGACGAGAAGGAAGCTGTATTCTCCGGGAACGCGGAGAAAATATACAGACTGGGGCTTTCATGA
- a CDS encoding response regulator, which translates to MYRLILVDDEAIIRDGISSCLPWETNGFILAGMFEHGVQALDYLKNNHVDVVISDINMPRMDGLELSGHISRTFPETEVIILTGFDDFEYAQEAVKYHVRDFLLKPITAAELGTALEKVKKELDEKKAARALQEQMKEKLEQSFPLLRERFLYRLASGKLETEIIQRRKEYFQWEDLGCFYQVLMLEIPVFWSELERIALSESVRSDIAEYDEVFTDQEENLVLLLQEKDEEAMTFKTREIAQGAYREVSRLRKDQIAAGCGRIVSSLADLPGAFEGARNALDYSRVLGLSQIVFIDEVRNRKTISPEGFTLYSGRILDQLKAGCERQTREAMDELFHYLENHYLTMNEAAYYFIRLHSILLYFLQEMDLSPEDQSLLSYQPDCFHSLRDAQGFFNRMIEEIERCIRKRRHEMMLSRVEKAKKIIAEEYTDPAFSLSRMCDQLYLSTSQFSVLFKEGTGQTFVEYLTSFRINAAKQLLKTTDLKSYEIAERTGYTDPRYFSLLFKKNTNMTPMEYRKSLEQ; encoded by the coding sequence ATGTATAGACTGATTCTTGTGGATGACGAGGCAATAATTCGCGACGGCATCTCCTCCTGCCTGCCCTGGGAAACGAACGGTTTTATACTGGCGGGGATGTTCGAACACGGTGTTCAGGCCCTGGATTACCTGAAAAACAACCATGTGGACGTGGTAATCTCGGATATAAACATGCCGCGAATGGACGGTCTGGAGCTGAGCGGCCACATCTCCCGAACCTTTCCCGAAACCGAGGTGATTATACTTACCGGTTTCGATGATTTCGAATACGCCCAGGAAGCGGTAAAATACCATGTCCGGGACTTTCTGCTGAAGCCGATAACCGCCGCAGAGCTGGGAACGGCCCTGGAAAAGGTAAAAAAGGAGCTGGACGAAAAAAAAGCCGCCAGAGCTCTGCAGGAACAGATGAAGGAGAAACTCGAGCAGAGCTTTCCCCTGCTGCGGGAGCGTTTTCTCTACCGTCTTGCCTCGGGAAAGCTCGAAACGGAGATCATACAGAGGAGGAAGGAGTACTTCCAGTGGGAGGATCTTGGCTGCTTTTATCAGGTTCTGATGCTGGAGATCCCCGTATTCTGGAGTGAACTGGAGCGGATCGCCCTCTCCGAATCCGTCAGATCGGATATAGCCGAATATGATGAAGTTTTTACCGACCAGGAGGAGAACCTCGTCCTGCTTCTTCAGGAAAAGGATGAAGAAGCCATGACCTTCAAGACCCGAGAAATTGCCCAGGGTGCGTACAGGGAGGTATCACGGCTTCGGAAGGACCAGATCGCCGCAGGATGCGGTCGTATTGTCAGCTCCCTAGCGGATCTTCCGGGGGCCTTCGAAGGCGCCCGGAACGCCCTGGATTACTCCAGGGTACTCGGTCTTTCCCAGATAGTATTCATTGACGAGGTACGGAACAGAAAAACCATCTCCCCCGAAGGCTTCACCCTGTATTCCGGCAGAATCCTCGATCAGCTCAAGGCCGGGTGCGAGCGGCAGACACGGGAAGCGATGGATGAACTCTTCCACTATCTGGAAAACCACTATCTGACCATGAACGAGGCGGCATACTATTTTATCCGGCTCCACTCCATTCTGCTCTATTTTCTGCAGGAGATGGATCTTTCCCCGGAGGATCAGTCCCTCCTCTCCTATCAGCCGGACTGCTTCCATTCCCTGCGGGATGCCCAGGGCTTCTTCAATCGCATGATCGAGGAGATAGAACGCTGTATCCGAAAGCGGCGTCACGAGATGATGCTTTCCCGGGTGGAGAAGGCGAAGAAGATAATCGCCGAGGAGTATACCGATCCGGCTTTTTCCCTGAGCAGGATGTGTGATCAGCTCTACCTTTCCACCAGCCAGTTCAGCGTGCTCTTCAAGGAGGGGACGGGACAGACCTTTGTGGAATACCTGACCTCCTTCAGGATCAATGCCGCCAAACAGCTTCTCAAAACCACCGACCTGAAAAGTTACGAGATCGCCGAGCGAACAGGATATACCGACCCCCGGTATTTTTCCCTCCTGTTCAAGAAAAACACGAACATGACCCCCATGGAATACCGGAAGAGTCTTGAACAATGA
- a CDS encoding cache domain-containing sensor histidine kinase: MRRFISFGTLGSRIYITFTVMIFATIFIMQLVAFRFTLTTVRNSTLETNQAMLGQLTRQIDSYIQGMEKIASAVLENPELQRLLEGDGIEGDRSAVETMLAHYIQARDDISEILIFPPGGSVISSDPDMEINPWTDYTLRPWYVKALAAEGKTVVSGSYVQNLVRGQYSWVVSLSRQINTRHRASTPGILLVDLKFNRIQELCQSMVIGKKGYNFVIDEQGNYVFHPTQQLVYSDLKNEPIDRIINLVEDSERITYSDGERYFMVDTSPLTGWHMVSVLRSDDIITEWRNVQAGYAIIGLVLFLIVGIATNTVTLGITKPIRQLQETMKSVDTGDFQLVGRIRATDEIQELAREYDIMVTRIRELMQENIQEQELKRKSDLKALQAQINPHFLYNTLDSIIWMGEMQQNSAVVLMTSALARLFRISISKGRELISIKDEIDHVQSYLTIEEMRYRNKFDYVIDVDPGLYEFEILKITLQPLVENAIYHGIKEIDEKGRISIRGRKEDETIVFTVQDNGRGMAPEQLRLLNSALQHPFMEQGRHARGGMGVGIRNVHARLRLYFGEDFGISCRSRRGEGTTITIVFPARKGESTV, translated from the coding sequence ATGAGACGATTTATCAGCTTCGGTACCCTGGGTTCCCGCATATATATCACCTTTACGGTAATGATCTTCGCCACCATCTTTATCATGCAGCTGGTTGCCTTCCGCTTTACCCTGACCACAGTTCGTAACTCGACCCTGGAAACAAATCAGGCCATGCTGGGGCAGCTCACCCGGCAGATAGACTCTTACATCCAGGGGATGGAAAAGATCGCTTCGGCGGTTCTGGAGAATCCTGAACTTCAGCGTCTGCTGGAGGGAGATGGGATCGAAGGAGACCGCAGCGCAGTGGAGACAATGCTGGCTCATTATATACAGGCCCGGGACGACATCTCTGAAATACTCATTTTTCCCCCCGGGGGTTCCGTTATATCCAGCGATCCGGATATGGAGATAAACCCCTGGACTGACTATACCCTCCGCCCCTGGTATGTAAAGGCCCTTGCCGCCGAAGGAAAAACCGTTGTATCCGGTTCCTACGTCCAGAATCTGGTCAGGGGACAGTACTCCTGGGTGGTTTCCCTGAGCCGGCAGATCAATACCAGACACAGGGCAAGCACCCCCGGAATACTCCTTGTAGACCTCAAGTTCAACAGGATACAGGAGCTGTGCCAGTCCATGGTTATCGGCAAGAAAGGATACAACTTCGTTATAGACGAGCAGGGAAATTACGTCTTCCACCCGACCCAGCAGCTGGTCTACAGCGACCTGAAAAACGAACCCATCGACCGGATAATAAACCTGGTCGAAGACAGTGAACGCATAACCTACAGTGACGGGGAACGCTACTTCATGGTGGACACATCTCCCCTTACCGGCTGGCACATGGTGAGCGTCCTCAGATCCGACGACATCATCACCGAATGGCGGAACGTTCAGGCCGGTTACGCCATAATAGGACTTGTACTCTTTCTTATCGTAGGAATCGCCACCAACACCGTCACCCTGGGAATTACCAAGCCTATCAGGCAGCTGCAGGAAACCATGAAGAGCGTCGATACAGGAGATTTTCAGCTGGTCGGCCGTATCAGGGCAACGGATGAAATCCAGGAGCTTGCCCGGGAGTACGACATAATGGTAACAAGAATCCGGGAACTGATGCAGGAGAACATTCAGGAGCAGGAGCTCAAACGGAAGAGCGACCTGAAGGCCCTGCAGGCCCAGATAAATCCCCACTTTCTCTACAATACCCTGGATTCAATCATCTGGATGGGAGAAATGCAGCAGAATTCAGCGGTGGTTCTCATGACCTCCGCCCTGGCACGACTCTTCCGCATCAGCATCAGCAAGGGACGGGAGCTGATCTCCATAAAGGACGAAATAGACCATGTACAATCCTATCTGACCATCGAGGAGATGCGCTATCGGAACAAATTCGACTACGTGATCGATGTGGACCCCGGCCTCTACGAGTTCGAGATACTGAAGATAACCCTTCAGCCCCTGGTGGAAAACGCCATATACCACGGCATCAAGGAGATTGATGAAAAGGGCCGCATAAGCATCCGGGGCAGAAAGGAGGACGAGACAATCGTGTTTACCGTCCAGGATAACGGCAGAGGTATGGCACCGGAGCAGCTCCGGCTTCTGAACTCGGCCCTGCAGCACCCCTTCATGGAGCAGGGGCGTCATGCCCGGGGCGGCATGGGGGTGGGAATCCGGAATGTACACGCCCGGCTCAGGCTCTACTTCGGTGAGGATTTCGGTATCTCCTGCAGAAGCCGCCGCGGAGAGGGAACCACGATAACAATTGTTTTCCCGGCGAGAAAAGGAGAGTCCACGGTATGA